One Synechococcus sp. CC9605 genomic window carries:
- the purH gene encoding bifunctional phosphoribosylaminoimidazolecarboxamide formyltransferase/IMP cyclohydrolase has protein sequence MAPVALLSVSDKSGLVPLAEALHRTHGYQLLSSGGTAKVLEQAGLPVTRVSDHTGAPEILGGRVKTLHPRVHGGILAKRGDASHQADLEQQNIAPIDMVVVNLYPFRETIARPDVTWDQAIENIDIGGPAMVRAAAKNHADVAVLTSPDQYDRLLTAMAESGGSVPSALRRQLALEAFNHTASYDTAIGRWMAEQATAKGCPWLEAVPLRQTLRYGENPHQKARWFSHPKQGWGGAIQLQGKELSTNNLLDLEAALATVREFGYGADGSAPASQPAAVVVKHTNPCGVAVGASMPAALTRALDADRVSAFGGIIAMNDVVEATAARELTSLFLECVVAPGFTPEAREVLAAKANLRLLELAPQAIDVAGPDHVRSILGGLLVQDLDDQAITPTDWTVASQRPPTPQEKLDLEFAWRLVRHVRSNAIVVAKDGQSLGVGAGQMNRVGSARIALEAAGEKAQGAVLASDGFFPFDDTVRLAASQGITAVIHPGGSMRDGDSIKACDELGLAMQLTGRRHFLH, from the coding sequence CCTGTCGCTCTGCTGAGTGTTTCCGATAAGTCCGGGCTGGTGCCCCTGGCGGAGGCCCTGCATCGGACCCATGGCTATCAGCTGCTCTCCAGTGGGGGCACGGCCAAGGTGCTCGAGCAGGCCGGCCTACCGGTGACCCGTGTGTCGGACCACACCGGGGCTCCAGAAATTCTTGGCGGTCGTGTGAAAACGCTCCATCCAAGGGTGCATGGCGGGATTTTGGCCAAGCGGGGTGACGCGTCTCACCAGGCCGATCTTGAGCAGCAGAACATCGCCCCCATCGATATGGTGGTGGTCAACCTCTATCCCTTCCGCGAAACGATTGCGCGGCCTGACGTCACCTGGGATCAGGCGATCGAGAACATCGACATCGGTGGCCCTGCCATGGTGCGGGCGGCCGCCAAGAATCACGCCGATGTGGCTGTCCTCACCAGTCCTGACCAATACGACCGTCTGTTGACCGCCATGGCGGAGTCGGGCGGGAGCGTGCCTTCGGCGCTGCGGCGCCAACTGGCCCTTGAAGCGTTCAATCACACCGCGTCGTACGACACCGCCATCGGCCGCTGGATGGCCGAGCAAGCCACCGCAAAAGGCTGCCCCTGGTTGGAGGCGGTGCCGCTGCGGCAGACCCTGCGGTATGGCGAAAATCCCCACCAGAAAGCGCGCTGGTTCAGCCATCCCAAACAGGGTTGGGGTGGTGCCATTCAGCTGCAGGGCAAGGAGCTGAGCACTAACAACCTTCTGGATCTCGAGGCGGCCCTCGCCACGGTGCGGGAGTTCGGCTACGGAGCCGACGGCTCCGCACCGGCGTCGCAACCCGCGGCCGTGGTCGTCAAGCACACCAATCCCTGTGGCGTGGCCGTCGGAGCTTCGATGCCTGCAGCACTGACGCGGGCCCTGGATGCCGATCGGGTGAGTGCCTTCGGCGGCATCATCGCCATGAACGATGTGGTGGAAGCAACGGCGGCCCGTGAGCTCACCAGCCTGTTCCTGGAATGCGTCGTGGCACCAGGTTTCACGCCCGAAGCGCGGGAGGTGCTGGCGGCCAAAGCCAATCTGCGCTTGTTGGAACTGGCTCCGCAGGCCATTGATGTGGCTGGCCCCGATCACGTGCGGAGCATTCTGGGTGGTCTCCTGGTTCAGGATCTCGATGACCAGGCGATCACGCCGACCGACTGGACCGTGGCCAGCCAGCGGCCGCCCACACCCCAGGAAAAGCTGGACCTTGAATTTGCCTGGCGTTTGGTGCGTCACGTGCGCTCCAACGCCATCGTTGTTGCCAAGGATGGGCAGAGCCTTGGCGTGGGTGCCGGGCAGATGAATCGCGTGGGCTCCGCGCGGATTGCCCTGGAAGCTGCAGGTGAGAAAGCGCAGGGAGCCGTTCTGGCAAGTGATGGCTTCTTCCCGTTTGACGACACAGTGCGTCTGGCTGCCAGCCAGGGCATCACCGCAGTGATTCATCCCGGCGGGAGCATGCGCGATGGCGATTCGATCAAAGCTTGCGATGAGCTCGGCCTGGCGATGCAGCTCACGGGGCGCCGTCATTTCCTGCATTGA